From the Desulfovulcanus ferrireducens genome, one window contains:
- a CDS encoding amino acid ABC transporter permease has translation MHWDVVWNNLDYFLIGAYPQGPLGGLAMSILLAIGGIFGAFWLGLLFGLMRLSSKPWIKWVAVVYIEIIRGTPLLMVIFWFYFLAPILLGKTLPEATSALISFIVFTSAYIAEIVRAGVQGLPKGQMEAARGSGLSHYQAMRYVILPQALRNMIPSFVNQFVSLTKDTSLAYIIGVNELTRAATQVNNRTLIAPTEIFLAIAVLYFIVCYVLTATSRKLEKQLARYQARGQ, from the coding sequence GTGCATTGGGATGTCGTCTGGAATAATCTAGATTACTTTTTAATAGGTGCCTACCCACAAGGCCCTCTAGGTGGCCTGGCCATGAGTATTCTCCTAGCCATTGGCGGTATCTTTGGGGCCTTTTGGCTGGGGCTACTTTTTGGACTGATGCGTCTGTCCTCCAAGCCCTGGATAAAATGGGTAGCTGTTGTTTATATTGAAATCATCAGGGGAACTCCCCTGTTAATGGTTATATTTTGGTTTTATTTCCTGGCTCCAATCCTTTTAGGGAAGACCCTGCCCGAAGCCACAAGTGCCCTGATATCCTTTATTGTCTTTACCAGTGCCTATATTGCTGAAATTGTCCGTGCAGGAGTACAGGGCTTGCCCAAGGGCCAGATGGAAGCTGCCAGAGGTTCAGGTCTCTCTCACTACCAGGCCATGCGCTATGTTATCTTGCCCCAGGCCCTGCGCAATATGATTCCTTCTTTTGTAAACCAGTTTGTCAGCCTGACCAAAGATACATCTCTGGCCTATATTATTGGGGTCAACGAACTCACGAGGGCCGCCACTCAGGTTAACAACAGGACTCTGATCGCACCCACGGAAATTTTTCTTGCCATTGCAGTGCTCTATTTTATTGTCTGTTATGTACTTACTGCAACCAGCCGTAAACTCGAAAAACAATTAGCTAGGTATCAGGCTCGTGGACAATAA
- a CDS encoding amino acid ABC transporter permease, producing the protein MNYQFDWNLVLSGEYGQWIVEGLITTLKISAISIVFSLIVGTIIAVFRLSRIKPLEWFSLAYTEFFRNTPLLVQIFFWYFGSDAVLPKSVNEWLYAQDFEFAAGVISLTVYTSAFIAEEIRSGIFSIPRTQLEASRACGLSFIQAMAYVILPQAFRIIIPPLISQFLNLTKNSSLVMTIGVMELTYMARQIESYTFHGFEAFTVSTLIYICISLVISLLVTQYNKHFLRTIKY; encoded by the coding sequence TTGAATTATCAATTTGATTGGAATCTGGTATTAAGTGGAGAATACGGCCAATGGATTGTTGAAGGCCTTATCACCACTTTAAAAATATCTGCCATATCTATTGTCTTTTCTTTAATCGTAGGCACTATAATAGCGGTCTTCAGACTATCGAGAATAAAACCGTTAGAATGGTTTAGTCTGGCTTACACAGAATTCTTTCGCAACACTCCATTACTCGTTCAAATATTTTTTTGGTATTTTGGCTCTGATGCAGTCCTGCCCAAATCCGTAAATGAATGGCTTTATGCCCAGGACTTTGAGTTTGCCGCAGGGGTCATATCTCTAACAGTATATACATCAGCCTTTATTGCCGAAGAAATCCGCTCTGGAATTTTCTCTATCCCCAGGACACAATTAGAAGCCTCCAGAGCTTGTGGACTTAGCTTTATTCAGGCCATGGCTTACGTTATTTTACCCCAAGCCTTTCGGATCATTATTCCTCCCCTTATTTCCCAGTTTTTGAATTTAACCAAGAACTCATCTTTAGTCATGACCATTGGTGTCATGGAGCTGACATATATGGCCAGACAAATCGAGTCCTATACTTTCCATGGCTTTGAAGCCTTTACTGTTTCCACCTTGATCTACATATGTATCTCTCTGGTCATCTCTCTGCTTGTAACCCAGTACAACAAACATTTCTTAAGGACCATAAAATATTAA
- a CDS encoding ABC transporter substrate-binding protein — translation MRKLWLKSLLVLAALTLVLGQMTAWAGKIEKIKARGKLIAGVKDAVVPFGFVDEKTNQLVGFDIDICRYIAKKLGVKLELKPVTSATRIPMLAQGSVDIVAATMTHKFSREDSIDFSITYFMDGQKLLVKKGSGIKSAADLAGKKVGTAKGSTSEKNIKAAQPKCRVLSFEGYPQAFLALQQGKVAAVTTDSTILLGLKNSSPNPNDYEIVGDYISSEPYGLGVPENDSDFRDFVNRCLADMWNSGEYQKIYNKWFGPNTKFYLPLNWKMEIWPY, via the coding sequence ATGCGTAAGTTATGGCTTAAAAGTTTACTCGTGCTTGCAGCTTTAACTCTTGTTCTGGGACAGATGACTGCATGGGCCGGTAAAATTGAAAAAATCAAGGCCAGAGGCAAACTTATTGCCGGAGTCAAGGATGCTGTTGTCCCCTTTGGTTTTGTGGATGAAAAAACAAACCAACTGGTCGGCTTTGATATTGATATTTGCCGCTATATTGCCAAAAAATTGGGCGTAAAGCTGGAGCTCAAGCCAGTAACCTCAGCCACACGTATCCCAATGCTTGCACAAGGTTCCGTGGACATTGTGGCCGCAACCATGACCCACAAATTCTCCCGTGAAGACTCCATTGACTTCTCCATTACCTATTTCATGGATGGTCAAAAACTATTGGTCAAAAAAGGCTCAGGGATTAAATCTGCAGCTGATCTGGCAGGCAAAAAAGTTGGTACAGCAAAGGGCTCCACTTCTGAAAAAAATATCAAAGCTGCCCAGCCAAAATGTAGGGTACTCTCCTTTGAAGGTTATCCTCAAGCCTTCTTGGCATTACAGCAAGGTAAAGTGGCTGCTGTGACCACAGACTCAACTATCTTGCTCGGTCTGAAAAACAGCTCTCCTAACCCAAATGACTACGAAATAGTTGGCGACTATATTTCTTCCGAGCCTTATGGCTTAGGTGTTCCAGAAAATGACTCTGACTTTCGTGATTTTGTAAACCGGTGTCTGGCTGACATGTGGAACAGTGGCGAATATCAAAAAATCTACAACAAATGGTTTGGTCCGAACACAAAATTCTATCTGCCCCTGAACTGGAAGATGGAAATCTGGCCTTACTAA